Proteins encoded within one genomic window of Lysinibacillus louembei:
- the liaF gene encoding cell wall-active antibiotics response protein LiaF, whose translation MKRLTTDQFTFFLLGLLLVMLIELSLFHNGTVFLLFFGIISVYFGINKRRKFLLWTGALFILIALFTLWSLRLYFIVLIGYLIYKQLTKDEVTIEVTNQGWTSSTTKNKLIETMATSTEPYKWEDVLLKRFIGDVVVDTTQTILPEGKSVITIQQAIGKVHIIVPYEVSIRLHYTTVYGEASCLHEPPKRLFNENLKFEDGQIDHKRLLVINVSTWLGDVEVTRA comes from the coding sequence ATGAAACGACTCACTACAGATCAATTTACTTTTTTTCTATTAGGCCTATTGCTCGTTATGTTAATAGAGCTTTCACTATTTCATAATGGCACTGTTTTTTTATTATTTTTCGGTATTATTTCTGTTTATTTTGGCATTAACAAACGTCGTAAATTTTTGCTATGGACAGGTGCCTTATTTATTCTTATCGCCCTCTTCACATTATGGAGCTTAAGACTATATTTTATCGTCCTCATTGGCTATTTAATTTATAAGCAATTAACAAAAGATGAAGTAACAATTGAAGTAACAAATCAAGGATGGACTTCCTCCACAACGAAAAATAAATTAATCGAAACGATGGCTACATCGACTGAGCCTTATAAATGGGAAGATGTACTTTTAAAGCGTTTCATCGGTGACGTTGTAGTTGATACGACACAAACGATTTTACCAGAGGGCAAATCGGTCATTACAATTCAACAAGCAATCGGTAAGGTGCATATTATTGTGCCATATGAGGTGTCGATTCGCTTGCACTATACAACAGTGTATGGAGAAGCAAGCTGCCTGCATGAGCCGCCAAAGCGTCTCTTTAATGAAAATTTAAAATTTGAAGATGGGCAAATCGATCATAAACGCCTATTAGTTATTAATGTTTCAACATGGCTTGGTGACGTGGAGGTGACACGCGCATGA
- a CDS encoding response regulator transcription factor translates to MIKVLLVDDHEMVRIGVAAYLSAQPDIEVIGEAENGLEAIEKALALRPDLILMDNVMPVMTGAEATEKILKEWPTAKVMMVTSFLDDDKVYPALEAGAVSYILKTSNAKQIADAIRKTMDGETVLEPEVTTKMISRMRGGTTVPLHESLTEREMEVLLLMAKGKANQEIADELFIALKTVKTHVSNILSKLDVQDRTQAVVYAFQNGLAK, encoded by the coding sequence TTGATTAAAGTATTACTTGTAGATGACCATGAAATGGTGCGTATCGGTGTAGCAGCCTACCTATCTGCACAGCCTGATATAGAGGTTATTGGCGAAGCAGAAAATGGCTTAGAGGCAATTGAAAAAGCATTAGCTTTACGTCCTGATTTAATTTTAATGGATAATGTGATGCCTGTTATGACAGGTGCAGAGGCAACTGAAAAAATTTTAAAGGAATGGCCGACTGCTAAGGTAATGATGGTAACAAGCTTTTTAGATGATGACAAAGTATATCCAGCTTTAGAAGCAGGCGCAGTAAGCTATATTTTAAAAACATCGAATGCCAAGCAAATCGCGGATGCTATCCGTAAAACGATGGATGGCGAAACGGTATTAGAGCCTGAAGTAACGACAAAAATGATTTCTCGCATGCGTGGTGGAACGACTGTCCCACTACATGAAAGCTTAACAGAGCGTGAAATGGAAGTGCTGCTTTTAATGGCAAAAGGTAAGGCTAATCAAGAAATTGCAGACGAATTATTTATCGCTTTGAAAACCGTGAAAACCCATGTTAGCAACATTTTAAGTAAATTAGATGTGCAAGACCGCACACAGGCGGTTGTCTATGCATTTCAAAATGGGCTTGCAAAATAA
- a CDS encoding sensor histidine kinase, translated as MIGFIFRIFVIFTLLASMSFGFFIFILGEPTEPTWRFFVDEKLGEVPIVFTIVSIILTIAVIISMWMSALTKTREISTIRTINKLRDPEFMPLQKRGISRSMKKAINEAGALIESQRAALQRLSNEKAETNDKIVQERLIEERQRLARELHDSVSQQLFAASMLLSALTEQEENAQSKRQLEQVEKIVQQTQLEMRALLLHLRPVALRNKTLAEGLNDLIQELQQKVYFHIEYKLEEIELTKAEEDHLFRIAQEALSNTLRHAKATVVELLFVARDDYAILRIQDNGKGFDNQSDKSTSYGLKNIAERAVEIGCLYKIVSVPNEGTIVEVKVPRKKGEQLD; from the coding sequence ATGATTGGATTTATTTTTCGCATTTTTGTCATTTTTACCCTTTTAGCCTCCATGTCATTTGGCTTTTTTATCTTTATTTTAGGTGAGCCAACCGAACCGACGTGGCGCTTCTTTGTTGATGAAAAGCTTGGTGAAGTACCGATTGTTTTCACGATTGTCAGCATCATTTTAACAATTGCTGTTATTATTAGTATGTGGATGTCTGCATTAACTAAAACACGTGAAATCTCGACAATTCGTACAATTAATAAATTGAGAGACCCTGAATTTATGCCGCTACAAAAACGCGGCATCTCTCGTTCTATGAAAAAAGCGATTAATGAGGCCGGTGCCTTAATCGAATCACAAAGAGCTGCTTTACAGCGTTTATCCAATGAAAAAGCAGAAACAAATGATAAAATTGTACAAGAAAGATTAATTGAGGAGCGCCAGCGATTAGCACGTGAATTACATGATTCTGTGTCGCAGCAGTTGTTTGCTGCCTCTATGCTGCTCTCTGCTTTAACAGAGCAGGAGGAAAATGCACAATCAAAGCGCCAGCTAGAGCAGGTGGAAAAAATTGTCCAGCAAACACAGCTAGAAATGCGTGCACTGCTTTTACATTTACGTCCTGTTGCACTACGCAATAAAACATTAGCAGAAGGCTTAAATGATTTAATTCAGGAGCTACAACAAAAGGTCTATTTCCATATTGAATACAAGCTAGAAGAAATCGAACTAACAAAAGCAGAAGAAGACCACCTTTTCCGTATAGCTCAAGAGGCACTTTCTAATACGCTACGTCATGCAAAGGCAACCGTTGTTGAGCTACTATTTGTCGCACGTGACGATTATGCCATTTTACGTATTCAAGATAATGGCAAGGGCTTTGACAATCAATCCGATAAAAGCACCTCATATGGCTTGAAAAATATTGCAGAGCGTGCTGTTGAGATTGGCTGTCTTTATAAAATTGTCTCCGTTCCTAATGAAGGGACAATTGTTGAAGTGAAAGTTCCTAGAAAGAAAGGTGAGCAGCTTGATTAA